In Spinacia oleracea cultivar Varoflay chromosome 5, BTI_SOV_V1, whole genome shotgun sequence, a single window of DNA contains:
- the LOC110787294 gene encoding cytochrome P450 94B3, whose amino-acid sequence MCFNPFDLFLFISLIVFFISLFHKIITPLFSQKQPTISSHGPPSYPFIGCLISFYNNRGRLLNWYTELLSNSPTQTIVVSRIGAGKVIVTANPENVEYILKTNFPNFPKGEPLAEILGDLLGHGIFNVDGELWATQRKLASHEFTTKSLREFVVQTLEEEVEGRLIPLLQLAAQQNQIIDLQDVLKRFTYDSICKVSLGIDPNCLDLSAPIPPLIAAFESAAEICAKRATNPIYIIWKLKRALNFGSEKQLKNSITKLHDVVSNIISSKQQSLADSKETENDHDLLSRFLSAGYGGDLARDMVISFIMAGRDTTAAAMTWLFWLLSSVDTAARETIRSELASGTDSRSGPLGFEVVKKEMRYLHACLCEGMRLYPPVPWDSKHAVNDDVLPDGTTVRKGDRVTYFPYGMGRMETIWGEDCSNFRPDRWFEREPSLSDGNNDDTRKLKMVSPYEYPIFQAGPRVCLGKEMAFIQMKYVMASIISRFDFEPVSSEPPVFVPLLTAHMLGGLRVRVKEIMNKK is encoded by the exons ATGTGTTTCAACCCCTTTGATCTCTTCCTCTTTATTTCTCTAATTGTTTTCTTTATCTCTCTCTTCCACAAAATTATAACACCATTATTCTCACAAAAACAACCTACCATTTCATCACATGGTCCTCCATCATACCCTTTTATTGGGTGCCTCATTTCCTTCTACAACAACAGAGGGAGGCTCCTAAACTGGTACACCGAGTTGCTCTCTAACTCGCCAACTCAAACCATCGTAGTTAGTCGAATCGGAGCGGGAAAGGTGATCGTAACGGCTAACCCTGAAAACGTTGAGTACATTCTTAAGACAAACTTCCCCAACTTCCCAAAGGGTGAACCCTTAGCTGAGATTTTAGGCGATCTTTTAGGCCATGGCATATTTAACGTCGACGGCGAGTTATGGGCGACTCAACGGAAGTTAGCGAGTCACGAGTTTACGACGAAATCTTTGAGAGAATTTGTTGTTCAAACTTTGGAGGAAGAAGTTGAAGGTCGACTCATTCCTTTGCTTCAACTcgctgctcaacaaaatcaaatcATTGATTTGCAG GACGTACTGAAAAGATTCACGTACGATTCAATATGCAAAGTCTCCTTAGGGATCGATCCAAACTGTCTAGACCTCTCTGCTCCAATCCCGCCGCTTATCGCCGCCTTCGAGAGCGCGGCCGAGATCTGCGCCAAGCGAGCCACCAACCCAATCTATATCATCTGGAAGCTCAAGCGAGCTCTTAACTTCGGCTCCGAGAAACAACTAAAGAATTCCATCACTAAACTCCATGATGTCGTAAGTAACATAATTTCGAGTAAGCAACAATCTCTTGCTGATTCAAAAGAGACAGAAAATGATCATGACCTTCTCTCCCGCTTCCTCTCCGCCGGCTACGGCGGCGATCTAGCAAGGGACATGGTGATCAGTTTTATTATGGCGGGCCGTGATACTACCGCAGCTGCAATGACCTGGCTCTTTTGGCTTTTATCGTCTGTGGACACGGCTGCTCGAGAGACTATAAGGTCTGAGTTGGCAAGTGGGACCGACTCGAGGTCGGGCCCACTCGGGTTTGAGGTGGTGAAGAAAGAAATGAGATACTTGCATGCTTGTCTATGTGAGGGAATGAGGTTGTATCCTCCGGTACCGTGGGACTCAAAACATGCCGTAAACGACGACGTTTTACCGGACGGGACAACAGTGAGGAAAGGGGACCGTGTTACGTACTTCCCTTACGGTATGGGTAGGATGGAGACTATATGGGGAGAAGACTGTTCTAACTTCAGACCAGATCGTTGGTTTGAAAGAGAACCATCTTTATCAGATGGAAACAATGATGATACAAGAAAGTTAAAAATGGTAAGTCCATACGAATACCCAATTTTCCAAGCCGGACCTAGGGTATGTCTAGGGAAAGAAATGGCATTTATTCAGATGAAGTATGTCATGGCTTCTATCATAAGCCGTTTCGATTTCGAGCCGGTTAGTTCTGAGCCGCCGGTGTTCGTGCCCCTTCTAACGGCTCATATGCTCGGGGGGTTGAGAGTGAGGGTGAAGGAAATCATGAACAAGAAATGA